From the genome of Prionailurus bengalensis isolate Pbe53 chromosome D1, Fcat_Pben_1.1_paternal_pri, whole genome shotgun sequence:
cctgtttttatattatttttgcttccctccccttatgtttatctgttttgtatcttaaagtcctcatatgagtgaagtcatatgatatttgtctttctctgattaatttcacttagcataataccctctagatggatcttgttttcctaTCCATTATATTACCCTGTTTCTTTTGATTGTAGCATTTAGttcattgatgtttagagtgagccatgaaagatatgaatttagcaccagggtggcttatagagttgaagtttctggtggtgttctctggtcctttctagtctttgttgcttttggtcttttggttttgttccatcttttcttccctcagagagtcccccttaaaatttcttgcagggctggtttagtggtcacaaactcctttagtttttgtttgtctggaaaactctttatctctccttctattttgaatgacagctttgctggataaagaattcttggctgcatatttttcctcttcagcacattgaatatatcctgtcacttctttctggcttgccaagtttctgtggataggtctgctgtgaatcTGATCTGTTTTCCcatataggttaaggactttttttccccttgctgctttcataattctttccttgcctgagtttTTGTGAAGTTGACTTTGATATGCCTTGGTtgtggtcagtttttgttgaatctaatgcgagttctctgtgcttcctggattttgatgtctgtgtctttccccaggttaggaaagttttctgctatcaTTTGCTCACATagcccttctacccctttttctccctcttcatcttctggggcCCCTATGATTcggatgttgttcttttttaatgagtcattgagttctctaattcttatattgtgctcttttgccttagtttccatcttttttttctgcttcattattctcctaatttgtcctctatagtgctgatttgctgctctgcttcatccagcCTTGtcaccatggcatccattcacaattgcatctCGGTTATAGCAATTTTACTTTCATcttgactagattttatttcttatatcgCTGCAGAaggggattctatgcttttttcacccgagctagtattcttattatcaggcttctaaattctggttcagacatcttgcttgtatctttgttgattaagtccctggctgtcatttcttcctgttctttcttttggggtgaattccttcatttcgtcattttggaggaagaaaaagaattaataaaattaaaaaaaaattaaaattaaaaacaacacaaaaaatcaaatacaacTTTGATTCTAGGTCCTAGGCATGCTTTGGTTGAAGCTTGGTAGaatatagaaaaaagagaaagaaaagaaaaggaaaaaaaaaaaggaaaacatttgatgatttaaaaagatgaatacaataaaatagaataaaattaaatgatgaaagtaaaatagaataaaaaagatttacaaaagtaaaaaatatagtggaaacaaaaaccttttttataaaaacagaaaataaaaataaattttttctctttctatattcaggattaataaaaagtaaaaaaagttgaatagatggaccagcaaatagaatgaaatatggtTGAAATTATGTCATTTCccttagaaataaaacaatgaagcactttatagtccataaactaagcggGTAGAGAGACTTGTGCTGTTCTTCTAGAGTGTGGTTGGTGAAGTTGaatggggcttggtgtaatggctccattctctacttgatggcactgcttagcttactggggttgATCACTGTGGCCCTGTTGTGTacttgtgtatgtgcatgcatgggagaggtgaaaatggcatctcagctacccagtctctagtatcagaactctctGCTCTTACCCACTGGCAATTGTGCACCCCTCCTTtatctctggcttccatccactccttGCTTCCACACTGCCTGCAACTaagccatcagcctgccaggcagcacctccttcCCGAGTTTTATCttagatggggctgtgtttccaaacccctcacttctcaGGATcctgcagctttgacctgctcacatcctctgggggagggtcttgccaaGCAATGGCTaggtgccagcttgccccaggAACGTTTGAGTGACTGCACTGGtacagatgcccagagactgccaccccaccccaggaaaaAGTTCATGggatcatgtagcagcagtgtttcagggattatgttaaatcacaacacacatctggcgaCAGGCTTCATTGGCTTTTAATTTCCGTGTTCGCacaccagcaaacatggctgttATCTGAGGTCTGCTGAGACCTTTGCCTGTTGGGAGCAgccacagcctctaccaaatgtcctctcagcaggtgaactgcctctccccatgtggcctgaggaccccttgGCCCatgctgtctgctcctggggatttgcccttcccaccagagctcttccaggtatcaagctgcagagtttcagactctgtgctcctctgtttatagagtcttaatggtatttaaaccttctcctttctcctttctcttttctccctttcttgttaaGTCCCTTATGGGTGCTTCCACTCCTTCTCTTACTCTCCATCTGCTTTCAGGGTGAGTGCTTTTCCTAtactgctccccacccccgccctctcTCCTTattctctctgcaagcaaaaatagCTCCCTATTCTCCatagcttctctctcccccagtttacctctcCTTGTTGTGTACCTGCCAAGTTCAAGTTGTGCAGAATGTCGTGTTactcctcagatcaattttctaggtgtgcaagatggtttggtattgatctagctgcatttcagggacaagagaagcaaaaaacttccatgctcctctgccatcttggcccctcccctcaAACAGGTCCAGTGTTAGAATCATTTAGACCTGAAAACAGTTTTCTGATTCCCTGGATTGTCAAAACTTTCTTATATCACATAATTTGTGTTCTTGCAGagctaacaattttttttgtgcTCAGAGAAGCCATGGGAACCAAGAACAACGTGACTGAATTTGTGTTGTTCGGCCTTTTCCAGAGCAGGGAGATGCAGTATGTGTGCTTCGTGGTCTTCTCCCTCTTCCATGTACTCACTATCTTGGGGAACCTTCtggtcatcatcaccatcaatgCAAGCAAGACCCTGAAGGctcccatgtatttcttcctcagCCACCTCTCTTTTGCCGACATGTGCTATCCATCTGCTACCACACCCAAGATGATCGCAGACACTTTTGTGGAGCGTAAGACCATCTCCTTCAATGGCTGCATGACCCAGCtcttttctgcccacttctttgGTGGCACTGAGATATTCCTCCTCACagccatggcctatgaccgctatgtggccatctgtagACCCCTGCACTACACAACCATCATGGGTCAGTGGAAGTGTGGCTTGCTGGccggggcctcctgggtggctggctTCCTGCATTCCATCCTACAGACACTCCTGACAGTCCAGCTGCCCTTTTGTGGGCCCAATGAGATTGACAACCTCTTCTGTGATGTTCATCCCTTGCTGAAGCTGGCCTGTGCAGACACCTATGTGGTGGGGCTCATTGTGGTGGCCAACAGTGGCATGATCTCTTTGGTGTCCTTTATCATCCTTATCATCTCCTATGTGGTCATCTTGTTGAACCTGAGACGCCAGTCATCTGAGGGCCGGCGCAAGGCTCTGTCCACATGTGGCTCACACATCATCACGGTCATTTTGGTCCTCGTGCCCCCAATGTTCATGTACATTCGTCCCTCCACCACCCTGGCTGCTGACAAACTTGTCATCCTCTTTAACATCGTCATGCCACCTTTGCTGAACCCTCTGATCTACACGTTGAGGAATAATGAGGTGAAAAATGCCATGAGGAAACTGTTTAGGGTACAAGGGAGTACAGGGGAGAAGTGACAGTCCAGGGAATCTCATTAAGCCTGGAACTTGGGACACTTCCCATCTTGTAGCATCTCCAATTTAATGCTTGTAATGACAActgtgtaataataataatcccacaTATTCCTTCAACCTTTCattcattaagtatttattgTCTGCAGTCAGTGAGGCATTGGGGATACGAATAAAAGTAAGATGTAACCTCTACCCCACAAGAGGATCACAGTCCAGGAGGCTCTTAGTGATACCGAAGGGCTCATTCAGGAAACCTGTGAGGTCTATAATTGAGGGAACCTCCAGGAAGGCTGAGTAGCTCATCTACAACCATGGAGAATTCTACTACATAATTCCTTTATTGTGGCTAACATAGTGCTCAATGACATTTATTCTCTCATGACCTCCAAGTCACTTTATTTGTGGTCCTTCATTTCATGCTCTCAGCCGgcagatgaataaataagtgtAGAGAGGTTATAGGATTGACCCCAAGTCACCAAATAGACCCTGAGCCAGGTGGAGACCAGAATGTAGGTCCCCTAAGTCCACTTTCAGGGCACTCCTCACCTCAGAACATCTTGACAAAGACCGTGTGAGAATTAATACAGGGGGTCCTCACTgaaatggagtcaggaggccagcagggggagcaCTCATGCCCTATCACCACGGTCTTCAAAAGCAGAGTCCACAGGAAAAGAGGACGTTAGAAGGCCATACAGCTTTACTATCCCTGCAGGAGGAAGAAAGTCCGCTCTGCTCCAGGCAGCAGCCCAACaaatgagagacagtcacagctcagccaatgaaaagACACTATGCTGAgaactcccagtttactccaatgaATTTTGTGTTTAGAACAGCcactgccccccacacccccccttCCTCTATAAAAGAGTGTTCCTTTCCTTAATTTCAGGGATTTATCTGTGGTTTCCCATGGTTATCTAATTCTGGGTTGCAATTCTGTGCTATTCCCCTTTAAACCGGTTTTTGCTGGTAAGATAatgggcagttttatttttaaggttaacaactGAGTGAATGGACACTGGGTAGGATGGACCAGGAAGTTTTGAAGGACCAAGGACTGGTGGTGACCAGTGAGGATGGAGAACAGAGCCAGGGAAGGCTAGTTGTCAGCACTTTTCTCTCTCCAGCAGAGCAGGGACTGTGGCCCCTGATGAGGgcaacaaagacaagaaaaatgtagtttaaattaaatctccttacagCTTGCATTGCACTGATACCAGAGACCTACAGTGAATAACTGCCTCAAGGAGTTTCTTGCTGCCTTAATGtctacatttcattaaaaattaaaggcaacCTTACCTTGACAATAGCTAAATCTTCAGGGTCTTGTAAGACCCTGCTTTCACCATACAGAAATTCCTTTGAAACTATCtctattctccctccctccctccacaaacTTAAAAGTCTATGAGTCACTCCTcataaccccagtgcagctctttctgcccaggggtcctgtccctgtgctataataaaatcacctttttgcaccaaaatgtctcaagaattctttcttagccgtTTGCTCATGAACCCCACTTCGTAATTTCATCAGCTCCCATTTATCCCCTTCTGTCTTCCTTCGTTTTGCTGCTAGAGGGAAAGTTTATGCAGAATGGATTAGGAGGGCTGCACTGGACATCTTGCTTAATTAATGTTGGTTTGCAAACCGCCCTTCGGGCAGGGAGAggccaaagaaagaggcagaccgcTCCAGATCAGTAGGGGCAGGTTTAAGGAGCAGGTTTAATAAGTTACATAGGAGGCTGTCTTAAGTGGGACCCAGACTAGTAGATTTCCGCACCTgctgccagaatcttaaaaggtTATACAGAGACCATTAGTCCAGATGGTTTCAATAACTCCTTACACTCTCAAGGTGAGTGCTCGGAAGCGGCTGAGggaaggtgggcagagagaacGTTCATTGGAGAGGGGCTGGTGGGGATCCTCCAATTCTTTGGATACAGCTTGAGGGCCAACCAGCAGTCATGACCTCTCAATGACCTTCTGCAACAATTAACCATTCACAGGTCATTCGCCCCTGTTGGGTGTCAATTTCCTCATTTCCAAATGGAGACAGTAACAATACGAGCTTCCAGCGTCTTCGGAAAGTTGCTTTGTAAAGTCCTATATGAAAGTCTGTTGTGCAGAGGTCACTCCCACACTGTTTATGCTGTGGTCCTGTTGTCCTAAAACCCTGACTACTCCCCTAAATGCCAGGTGGATTAATTCGCTTCTCAAATGTTTATCCATGACTTAACACGTGGTAagtacattcttttatttttatttttttccatctggcTTTGAGTTTATTCAATGCAGGCCGCCCAGCCCTTCCTCAGAGCGGTGGCTGAATTTGGGGAACAAAACAAAGGCCTCTGAGGTGAGAGCCTGGGGTGAATTAGGGTGGAGCCTGGGGTGAGGTGAAGGTGTACGGGAGActctgatccccccccccccccgaccccctaTTTTCGGCAGACTGcggtggggttggggggcaggtcCACAAGGAACAGGTCCTGGGCTTTTTGCTACTTCTAgtcccccttcctttctgccctgtGTCCTTACTTTGGAGGTTCAGAGACTAAACTTTCCACCTggctgggaaggtgggggaaggacggaaggaaggaggGGCCCAGGCCCCAGACCATGGCCCTGGGGCCTTTCCTGGGTAGGAGCTAGAGGGACAGCAGAAAAGCCGCAGACAAAATCTTTGCATTCATGAAACTTACATTTACGTAGGTGATAAAAGTTACTGTTCCTGAATTCTTTCAGTATGCCAGACACTAAGTGTTTTTAGTGAGTCTCTGTCTCcggactgtgaacttcacaagagTTTCGCAGTTTTGTcttctctcccctcagagagGGTGTCTGCAGCTGACAGGAGCTGGGtgttcccccttcccccaggttAGTGCTGGTTAACTAGTTTCCCCTGAGTGCGGGCCTTGTGAAGAGCAGGAGTTCTGGTACATTTAAACACGGTTCCTTTTCTTTTCCGCTCCCTGCTGGAAGCAcgaggggatttttctctgatatttactgtGGGCACCTGGTCgagctcctggaggtaaatctCGCAATATTGTGGGCGGCCTCCTTACTgggttttctggggtttttaaGTCCCAGACTTGTTCATGCTGAGCCACCCGCGCTTCATTGATTATAGTTCAGGTTTTCCGACCCCGGCCCTGATCCCTGCTGTGGTTTCCTCTTGCGCATCTCTGCTCTGGGAGGCTGCAACCCCTGCGTTCCTCCGTCTTCTCCCTAGTCTTGGGGGCAGCGGTTTGCCCTGTGTACTCCCTCTTACGGACCCAAGAGGAGTTGTTGgcttttcagtctgttcagcttttttcTGCTTAGGATGGAGTGGAGACTTCCAAGCTCCTTCAGTGGCAACCGGACTGGAATCCCTGTTCTCCCTGTTTTGACTGTATTAACCACTTTAGTTGTGAGGACAATCTCATGAAGTTGACATACTCATCAGAAGTGTGATCGGGTTTGGGTGAGGATGGCAGTGTTGAAAAACTCCGTTCCGTCTGATGCCTAATCTAAGTACAAATGTTCATCTTGACTATGAgaataatagcaataaaacaGCAGTGGAGCCCTCAAAAGCACAATATCCTGAGAAGTTTTCATAGATCAGCTTTATCTGTGTGGAATAAATCATTCCTTTAAAAGTCCTTGgaagtttggggcgcctgagtggcgcagtcggttaagcgtccgacttcagccaggtcacgatctcgcggtccgtgagttcgagcgaggctctgggctgatggctcagagcctggagcctgtttccgactctgtgtctccctctctctctgcccctcccccgttcatgctctgtctctctctgtcccaaaaataaataaacgttgaaaaaacttaaaaaaaaaagtccttggaaGAATAGGAACATGTATGTCTGTTCAGGTTTGAAGATAAATCCAAGTGTAGAGAGACACAGGCCAAATTACTTATATGGAGTCACATACAAGGACTTCCAATTGCTAGTTAGTGCCCTGATCACCATAGAAAACACCATCAAATTAAGAAGATCTCATTGTTTCCCAGTTACTCCTCTTCCCTCAGTGAAACCCCATTTTAATGTTCCTAGTACAGATACTCTGGTAGTTGTAAATAGATGAAGCTTCTTGGCTGGACCCTGAAGCCACTCGCTCTTATGCTTTCTTTAAACTCCATTGAATAACCTTTTTTTCCTCAACTTTCATTCACCCTCCGGTACGGAGTCTCCCTGGAGGACTGCTTAATTCCAAATGTAAACAACATGTAATTTTTACTGCACATTTATTTCTTCTGCCTCATTGGAGAGAGAGTAGACAACGGATGTTGTGGGAGCTGTGGTTTTGGGGAAAGGACCATGAACTCCTTGGAGGTTGGAAGCACCTGCagtgaaggcagaaaaggaaagtgACTAGAAGTCAaatgcaccccaccccccgccctcagGCAGATATCCTTCATGAAAGTAAtttttgggtacctgggtggctccgttggtcgagcatctgacttcagcttgggtcatgatcttgtgttttgtgagccccacgttaggctctctgctgtcagcctgtcagtacagagcccgcttcagatcctcggttcctttctctctgcccccccacccccttatgctctctttctcaaaaaataaataaaacattaaaaaaagtattgctttcttacctgcctttaaaaatatttgagacaaAGGAACGCATGACACACGCATTGTAAACATAATTATTTACTCGACATCCGTGAATTTGATATCCAATCAAGCACCAAAATGATCCCAGTAATTTGTATCTGTGTGCTTCTCCTCTATTCTGTTTCTCACAAATGATAACCAATATACTGAAGATAGGCTTTCAGTTTCCTTACTTTATGAAAATATTCCAACATGTGGCTATATGCCTTACCAATACTTATTCAGTTTTGcttgtttctcattttataaaaacGTTGTTATACATGTATTGTCTCCTggacttccttttttcccctcaacgTGAATGAATTTCAgagattcatctgtgtttttGCCTGTCGCCGTATTTCACCGTTTGTCCCAGTATACAATATTCCATTGGGtgaatatgtaatattttcctgTTCTGTGAATCTACCTTGGTTGTTTTCATGCTAAGAGTGCTTTcatgagggtttttgtttttaaaaaaattttttttttcaacatttatttatttttgggacagagagagacagagcatgaacgggggaggggcagagagagagggagacacagaatcggaaacaggctccaggctctgagccatcagcccagagcccgacgcggggctcgaactcacggactgcgagatggtgacctggctgaagtcggacgcttaaccgactgcgacacccaggcgcccctcatgagcGTTTTTGAATATGTGGAGAAGTTCACCTGTGATAGATACCCGGGGATGGAATTGCTGTGTTAAAGAGTATGCAAATGTTCAACTTTACAATGAAAATGCCaatttgcttttgaaaacaaaCGGTGGTGGTAGTATTCATTCCACTAGTAATGCATAAGAGATTTTGTTGAtgtacattcttgccaacacgtAGTATTGCCAAGACTTCTGAATGGTTTTGCCAATCTAGAGGGTATATGTGGCATGTAATTCCTGATTACTAATGAggttgagaatattttcatggtTCTTGTCCTACCTGctgcttttttcccctgtgaATTGTCAATTATTATCTTTTGCTTGTTGTTCTCTTGAGtttcttgaatgaaaaaaaaatgggtttctaagtgttttgtgtatattttggCTAATGTTCTGTCAGATATGTTGATGATAACTTTAGCTCATAACTTGTCTTTTCGCTTTATGCtgtgtttatcatttttgttttcagtgtataatagttttaaatttccattattgTTAGTTAGTGCTTTTTGTGCCTTAAGAAatagtttcaggggcgcctgggtggctcagtcggttaagcgtccgacttcagctcaggtcatgatctcgcggtccgtgagttcgagcctcgcgtcgggctctggggtgatggctcagagcctggagcctgcttccgattctgtatctccctctctctctgcccctcccctgctcatgctctgtctctctctgtctcaaaaataaataaacattaaaaaaaaaattaaaaaaaaaaaaaaagaaatagtttcttAGGTCAAGGTCAGGGTGATATTAATTGATATTCCAGGATTTTAAAGTTGTGCctttttacttaatttcttattttacttaaaattgatTATTGGGCATTGTGGAGGAAaggattcaattttattttttcccttatggAAAACCAAATATTCCatcatcatttattgaatagtcCTTTTCTCTATTCGTCTACAGTGCCACTTCTGACA
Proteins encoded in this window:
- the LOC122482702 gene encoding olfactory receptor 4S1 → MGTKNNVTEFVLFGLFQSREMQYVCFVVFSLFHVLTILGNLLVIITINASKTLKAPMYFFLSHLSFADMCYPSATTPKMIADTFVERKTISFNGCMTQLFSAHFFGGTEIFLLTAMAYDRYVAICRPLHYTTIMGQWKCGLLAGASWVAGFLHSILQTLLTVQLPFCGPNEIDNLFCDVHPLLKLACADTYVVGLIVVANSGMISLVSFIILIISYVVILLNLRRQSSEGRRKALSTCGSHIITVILVLVPPMFMYIRPSTTLAADKLVILFNIVMPPLLNPLIYTLRNNEVKNAMRKLFRVQGSTGEK